One part of the Nostoc sp. PCC 7120 = FACHB-418 genome encodes these proteins:
- a CDS encoding serine/threonine-protein kinase has product MTSILLNNRYQVIQILGAGGFGETLLAEDTHMPSRRRCVIKRLKPVSNDPQAYQSIQQRFEREAATLEFLGEHSNQIPRLYAYFSENGQFYLVQEWIHGHTLRQLLVSQGIQGEGIVKTILLSLLSVLDYVHSKGIIHRDIKPDNIILRDFDQKPVLIDFGAVKETIRSVVSSPGYATRSLVIGTPGYMPSEQAVGRPVYATDIYSLGLTAIYLLTGKSPEELPTHPQTGEILWQNMAPHVSQQLVSVLNQAIKPHAGDRYSTASKMLYALSSSVTAQPSILPSTTPTQQTQALSIPAIKPQGEPLRWAEPNRQKSLLIFGGLIAGGLMAGVAMSTLTRQPQSQTPVVSNPIPSPVSQIPTTAPNTPPVSPDSILPDSTEQPVAPDTPPQPETRQENPNPPAVFTPAPDNTPITADTPAPQPTSIPEPENQPVPAPPTQVDSLPRRKANTTRSSVPAFPTGTARSTVEATLGKPNRDLRGVWGNTRAVVYRLVPNQVDLGYLFDRKSGVLRQTEVSFAQSVDPEIMQATLNGMLGGQSTAKIQQGLQKIQQRQSDNFSFTSGGVKGQIVRQNCDLIYISVWDSDLHDFVNPASAKRC; this is encoded by the coding sequence ATGACATCTATTCTGCTGAACAATCGCTATCAAGTAATTCAGATACTCGGTGCTGGGGGGTTTGGAGAAACCTTGTTGGCGGAAGATACTCATATGCCTTCTCGTCGTCGCTGCGTGATTAAGCGACTCAAACCAGTAAGCAACGACCCACAAGCCTATCAATCTATTCAACAACGGTTTGAGAGGGAAGCAGCGACTCTAGAGTTTTTGGGTGAACACAGCAACCAAATTCCCAGACTATACGCCTATTTTTCCGAGAATGGGCAGTTTTACCTCGTGCAAGAATGGATTCATGGTCACACCCTCAGACAGCTTTTGGTATCCCAAGGCATTCAAGGCGAAGGTATTGTTAAAACAATTCTGTTGAGTCTGCTATCAGTTTTAGATTATGTCCACAGTAAAGGGATTATTCACCGAGATATTAAACCCGATAATATAATTCTCCGTGATTTTGACCAAAAGCCAGTTTTGATTGATTTTGGTGCAGTTAAAGAAACCATTCGTTCAGTCGTCAGTTCCCCAGGATATGCTACCCGATCGCTCGTCATTGGTACACCCGGATATATGCCTAGTGAACAAGCCGTAGGTAGACCAGTTTACGCCACTGATATCTATAGCTTAGGTTTGACAGCGATTTATTTGTTAACTGGTAAAAGTCCTGAAGAATTGCCAACTCATCCCCAAACCGGTGAGATTCTTTGGCAAAACATGGCTCCTCATGTCTCACAGCAACTAGTATCTGTGCTGAATCAAGCCATTAAACCCCACGCAGGCGATCGCTACAGTACTGCCAGTAAAATGTTATATGCTTTATCATCTAGTGTGACTGCTCAACCTAGCATCCTTCCCAGCACTACACCAACCCAACAAACCCAAGCTTTATCTATTCCAGCTATTAAACCTCAAGGCGAACCTCTACGGTGGGCTGAACCCAATCGCCAAAAGTCTCTTTTAATCTTCGGTGGTCTCATAGCAGGTGGTTTAATGGCAGGAGTAGCAATGTCTACTCTGACGCGTCAGCCACAATCGCAAACACCTGTTGTCAGTAATCCTATCCCTTCACCAGTCTCTCAAATTCCCACCACTGCACCCAATACTCCGCCTGTTTCCCCAGATTCTATTCTCCCTGATTCCACAGAACAGCCAGTAGCCCCCGACACACCGCCACAACCTGAAACCCGCCAAGAAAACCCTAATCCGCCAGCAGTATTCACACCCGCACCAGACAACACACCCATCACAGCTGATACTCCAGCACCACAACCCACATCCATACCAGAACCAGAGAATCAACCTGTTCCCGCACCCCCAACTCAAGTAGATTCATTACCTCGAAGAAAAGCAAATACAACCAGATCAAGTGTTCCCGCGTTTCCCACAGGTACAGCCAGAAGCACAGTAGAAGCCACACTCGGTAAACCAAATAGAGACTTAAGAGGTGTGTGGGGCAATACTCGTGCAGTAGTATATCGGTTAGTTCCCAATCAAGTTGACTTAGGATACTTATTTGATCGTAAATCTGGTGTGCTACGCCAAACTGAAGTTTCTTTTGCTCAGTCGGTAGACCCAGAGATCATGCAAGCTACGCTAAATGGGATGTTGGGTGGACAATCTACGGCAAAAATTCAGCAAGGCTTACAAAAAATCCAACAACGCCAGTCAGATAATTTTAGCTTTACCTCAGGTGGAGTTAAGGGTCAAATTGTCCGTCAGAACTGCGATTTAATTTACATTAGTGTTTGGGATTCAGATTTACACGATTTTGTCAACCCAGCATCAGCGAAAAGGTGTTGA